The DNA window GACAGGGAGAAATTAAATGGTAACTAAGCGGATAGTGCTTCATTTCCCTCGCAGGCTTGTTGACCAGCCGATTGTTTACAAGCTTGTTAAGGAATACGACCTTAGATTCAATATCTTAAAAGCCTCGGTTACCCCTCAGGAAGAGGGGCTTATGGTTTTGGAGTTAAGCGGGAAAAAAGAGAGTTTTGAAGAAGCGATGAAATACTTGGCTTCTTGCGGAGTAAACGTTCAGCCCCTAAGCCAGGATGTTATCCGTAATGAAGATAAATGTACAAATTGCGGAGTTTGTGTCCCGATTTGTCCAGTAAGTGCGCTTGTGGTTGATCCAAAAACACGCAAAGTAGTCTTTGATAATAAAAAATGCATTGCCTGTGAACTTTGCGTTAAGATTTGCCCGCCCCGCGCAATGGAAGTGCGCTTTTAATCTATTCTTAATTTTGCAATGAACAAATTAGATAAATTAAAATCCATATTACAAACGATGGACTCCGTATTAATTGCTTTCTCAGGAGGGTTGGATAGCACGT is part of the Candidatus Omnitrophota bacterium genome and encodes:
- a CDS encoding NIL domain-containing protein, which encodes MVTKRIVLHFPRRLVDQPIVYKLVKEYDLRFNILKASVTPQEEGLMVLELSGKKESFEEAMKYLASCGVNVQPLSQDVIRNEDKCTNCGVCVPICPVSALVVDPKTRKVVFDNKKCIACELCVKICPPRAMEVRF